TAATCTGCTAGAATGGCTcatagaactcagggaaacactcaTGTTTACTAGTTTATTACAAGGATAAACAGTCAGAGGAAGACAGACACAAAGCGAGGTCTGGAAGGGTCTGGAGCATGGGGGCTTTTGCCCTCATGGAGTTGGGGTAcgtcccctccctgccctcgAATGAGCTCTTGTTCACCTTCCTGTTGGTCTCGATGTGTTTAGCTTCCGGGAAACTTTCTAAGCCCTGtccttttaggtttttttttttcctggaagcttcatgattgattaaatcattggccattagTGATCACCTAAGCCAtcagcccctctccccacctccaaggTTGGGCTGGGCTGAAAGTCCTACccctctaatcctgccttgggctctccagtgaccagccccatcctgaagctacctggGGCATCAGCCAATTATGAGCATAAAGAAAGAACTCACTTTGGAGATTCCAcagattttaggagttgtatgccaggaGGTGGGgttgaagaccaaatatatatttcacaagaTCACGTCCCTTGTCTGCAATAACTTTGTCCCAACGAATCCCGTGTTTAGCAAAAGGTTTAGGCACGCCTGATAGTATTCAGGGTGTGCGTAAGTGGAGCTGCAGATCAAAGGCCATCAGCAAAAGCAGGCAGCACCTCAGAAAGGAGCCTGACCTCTCCTGTGGCTCCCACCCATGCGGGCTGAGACTCAGGTTAATTTAGACTTTAGAGGGAGACAATGTATCCTGTCATTAAGACTTGTTTATCCCAGATCTATCCTGATTCCTATCTACAGCATGTCAGGTGGTATTAAACTGTAGCATGTTAAAAAGTGAgatagaggctgggcacggtggctcacgcctgtgatcccagcactttgggaggccgaggcgggtggatcacttgagatcaggagttcaagaccagcctggccaacatggcaaaactccatctctactaaaaaaataaccaggtgtggtggtgggtgccaggtgtgatggtgggtgcctgtaatcccagctactcaggaggctgaggcaagagaatctcttgagcccggggggcagaggttgcagtgaactgagattgtgccattgcattttAGCCTGAGCCACAAGatggaaactccatctcaaataataataataataataatttaaaaagtgagataGAATTAATTTCTCCACAGTGAAATGTAGACATAGATTACCGTTGGTGGACAGCCTGACAGTAGTGCCACGGACACAGGATCATTTGCAGAAACTTGAGGATGTCATTGACATCAGTCACGCAGTTCTCCCTCTGATGAACTTGCTATATGACTCCGACACATTGCATGTTATATTATATTTGCACCAGGCTGCATGTGATGTAAGGCTGGTTCTGCTCTGAAGCATGACTTGGAGCTAACATTCCAATATATTGTCCAGTGTTCTGATCACCTGTAACATTTTTTAACAAGATTAATGAATCCTCCCTTTAAAGACAAGATGCagagtaaaaaggaacaaagctctTGGGTCCTGCGGaatttctcatttgttcattcccTAAACCATCATCAGGTGCTGACTCTGCACCCTGCACTACCTATGGGGAGGCAGAGAAAGCAGCCCGGGGCCGGTGGGGTGTGCAGAGGTGGTGGTGACAGCCGCAGGGTCCGGGGAGCTGTGGTGCTGCAGAGTAAGCCTGGTTAACAGCAAGAAAGGGCCTTCTAGGTGCAAGGGCAGGAAAGGGCCCAGGTCCTCCAGGCTCCAGCCCCAAGGGAGTTGGGGTCCCTGAGGTCTTCGCAGCACTTCCCCTTGGGACCACTGCCCCCCAAGTGCTGGTTATGGTTTGTCCCTGAGCCCCACACCTCTCATCTCAAATTGCCCACAGTAccgtttattgagcacctgctctgcGGCAGGCATTGGCGCAGGTGCCGGGGATGTAGTCAGTGAACAGGTCACGCCCCAACCCCTGGAGTTTTGCCCTGTGAAGCAGACAGACATCAGACAAACAGATTTTAAGACAGCAGGTCATGCTGAGTGGCAAGAGGACAGTAAGCCAGGGACGGGGACCAATGGGGGCTGGTCCCAGGGCCGCCTTCTGGCACAGCACACACccctgctcgcctcagcctcctgggaagcCCCCTGGCCTGTTGTCACCACCCAGACTCttgtcccctcctcccaccctttccaaCCGGCCATGATGCCGCCTAGGATGCAGGCCACAGCACCAGGAGCTggtgctcaagtgatccgtcagcctccacctcccttccTGCCCCAGTGGAGCCTGTGTCCCGCACCCggccccacctgccccagccctccTCGTCTCCTTGTCCCTTCCACActgtttcctctccttccttcaaaCTCACATCCCCTCTGCCTACCATGGGCTGAGCCTCTGGACTCCATGGTCcccctttttcctccttcctctgtcatCTGCTGTCACTCCAACACTCCTGTCCTCATGGAAGATGGCAGCTCCCAAGCCGTCCCTTCTCTCTGCCTTATTCTTGACGCCATCCCGGCTGGTGTCTGCAGTCACACGGATGACGCAGTACTTTGTCCCCAGCTCTCCTCCTGGTGCCCACAGCCTCTGCTTCTGCACCGCCATCCGGGTCATGCTGGGCCCCTTCTCCTGCCCGATCCGTGCACCTCTTCTCTTGTGCTCTCTGACATGGCTACTCCACCTGACAGAGCCGCCTGGGATGCTGGTGGTTCCATCTCATTCCAAATCCATGTCCCAAGCCTCCAAAGAACTGGGACCCTGTGCAGCAGCCCCTTCTCCCACCACTTTCCTGAGATCACAagtcatcaaaaaagaaaaacctatgcATATAGTACCCATCTTTTCacctagaaataaagctacaTTTATTATACGTTTTGATGCACTTTGCACAAGAAAATAGAATGCTTCATTTTTGGAAGTAAGAATTACTGATGAGCAActataaatagtttttaaaagtagaccttttaaattatattgcattttgtaaaaatgttaCTAAGTGTGCGGTGAGAAATTACGAATAAATATCTTTATCTGTTTCCAATTTAGAGACGCCAGGAAGAACGGCATGATAGGACTTTCAGATTTCTTCTTTCCAAAGAGGAAACTTTTAGAAAACCTTGAAAACTCTGAAGATATAGGCCATTAATGCAGAGAAGAATACATTTTCATGTCAAAATAGTGCTCTTTAAAATCCTGGTACCAAATACAACTTATCCTGAATCACACACCTCTGTAGTGTGAGTGTTTCTCTTAATGGGAATTTAGTGTGACAGTGCTTCGTGGGGCCTGTTTCATGATTGCTCTTCACTGTGTCTTTTAGGGACCTTAAGTGTAAGAAGTCGATAACAGTAAAATGATCTCCTTTAGTAAAATCATCTATTTGGAGACAGCAGTGTCAGAAGTGGGGTTGGGCAGTTTGAAAAGTGGCTTTttgggttgggcacggtggctcacgcctgtaatcccagcactttgggaggccgaggcgggtggatcacgaggtcaggagatcgagaccatcctggctaaccccgtctttactaaaaatacaaaagaattagccgggcatggtagcgggcgcctgtagtcccagctacttgggaggctgagggaggagaatggcgtgaacctgggaggcggagcttgcagtgagccgagatcgtgccactgcactccagcctgagcgacagagcgagactccgtcgcaaaaaaaaaaaaaaaaggtggggggctttttggctgggcgcagtggctcacacctgtaatcccagcactttgggaggctgaggtgggaggatcacttgaggtcagtagttcgagagcagcctggctaacatggtgaaaccccgtctctactaaaaataatacaaaaattagccaggcgtggtggtgggcacctgtaatcccagctactcaggaggctgaggcaggagaatctcttgaatctgggaggcggaggttgcagtgagccgagatcacgccactgcactagagcgagactccatctaaaaataaaaaaacaaagtggcttttcttcttcttgactCCAAGTTGGCGGACGGGCTCGCTCTTTGCCCCCTGCCTACCCCTCCTAAGACTCCCTGGGAAGGGCATTGGCAGCTGAGGCTGGATCTTTTCTATGAAAGGTGGACCCCAGGGACCCTGCTGCCTGGCCTAGCGTCCGTGGCTGGGGGAAGTGTACTGGACAGCAGCGTGATCCACTTGAATGGAAATAAGCATCGAAGATcctttatttgtttccttttataaagTTTTCCAAAAGGCCATTATCAATTAATACATTTCAGGTTAGCTTCCAGGCCAGGGCTCAGGCCATGGAGAGAACTCATGCGAATGCCTGTCTGGGGGCCCAAGGAGCGAGTATGGGCCCCTCTAAAACTTAGAGGGACAGATTACATGACGACTTTGGGGACAGCTTGCTAAGCGTCCATTTGGCAGCATTTGGGATGAGACGTGCTTTCACTGTGACTATCTTGTAGGGAGGTGATGGGGAGGGGAAATAAAGCCTCTGCCTCTTCTAACCCTGGAGGCTGCTCACGTTTACCAAGAGAATCTCATCCAATGCTGACAAGCTCAGCGTGCAGCACAGCATCACTGGGCCCAAGAAAAGACATTTGGAGAGGAGTTTTGTAAGCCCGAGCACAGGTGAATATCACCGTAAATAAACTCCAACGTGAAAATCTGAATGTATAAAGCATAAATCGGGAACAGCTTTTCACTCAGTCAAAAAGGCATGTGGtgtttcagtaataaaaagcatGAAGTGTGGAGACACGCGGCAGCGTGGGTGCGATTAGACCCGCCCCTGCTGGTGAACAAGCCCTGGCCTTTGTCCCCGAAAAGGCTTTTGTCTCAAAAAGTGGGTTTTTCTTGGGAATGACTTGGTCATAGAAGGAGAAATAGCATTCTGTATGAATCGGCCAGGGCTGCCAGAACGAAGCACCGCAGACCCAGTGCTTACTTACGTAGCAGAAACACTTCCTCACTGTTTTGGAAGCAGAAGTCCAAGgtgaaggtgttggcagggcgGGTTTCTCCGGAGGCCTCTCTCTGTGGCTTGTGGATGCTGTCCTCCTCCtgggtcctcacatggtcttcccttgTGCCTCTCCGTAtcctcatttcctcttcttattaGAACACTGGTTATATTGTTTTAGGGCCCATGCTAATGACCTCATGttaacttaattaccttttaaagatcctgtctccaaatacaacCACAGTCTGAGTTACTGGGGGTTCAGACTTCACCTTGTGAATTTTGTTGGTGGGGACACAAGTTCCTCCATGCCACATTGcttctcccagcccccagaaTGGTTTTAGCCTGACTTAGCAAGTGAGGGCTCTGAAGTTCAAACAGATTTTCACATAGAAACATGCACTGGCTCTACaggtataaaaagaaatgtaaataggaaaaaaaaaaaaaaaacagaaaaaaaagcaaaacaaaacacgaACTGGCCTTGTCTAGTTGacactgtaaaccaaaaagtatgtGAGACAGATGTCAATCAACTtcgaagtttattttgccaaggttaaggacgtgCCTGGAAGAACAAAACCGTAGGATCACAGAGGCAGtctgtggtctgtgcctttctccaaggGTGATTTCCAGGGCTTCACTGTTGAAAGGGGAGAAgcgggctggaggagggaggggaggatgtGGTCATTACTGAATCCACAGGCTGCAAGGGAAAAGGAGCAGACAGGGAATCGCCAGTTATATATCGTATGGTCTCGTGCTCAGTAAATCTGCGCTTCACCCAAGATAAGGTGAACTCAGAGCTGCTACCTGAGGAGATTTTAACCTTTTCTCAGTAGCTCTCTGCTGAGGAGCAAGAGGAAAGGCAGCTTCCTGCATGACTCGCTTTCAGcttcatttgttttccttctggCAGAGTGAACTGGGTTcccaagtttttcttttcctttcatgaCACCGTCTGAACACCTGTATCGTCTCACAGTAGTGACCAAAATGCCAAGGCCTCATTCGGAGGAGAAGTACTCATCTGCCCAGCCAGACCCAAGGTTTTCAGAACACTCCCTAGCGTGGACTCTGGGTCTGGAGCAGAGTGGGGGTGGGCACCCACCCAGGTCCCTCCCGTCCCCTGAGTGCTAGGCCACTGGCCGGCTCAGCATGAGACTCAGACGCACAGCCCTTAGATCACCCACACAtcggattctcctgcttcacgcTCTGTCCCTGTCCCTCTCCCAACACAGTTGGGGGTCTTCGTCTGGTTCCTCGTCACTCTTAGCTCCAGCCCCCAGGGCTTGTCCCCGCCTCACCATTGGGGCTCCAAGTGCCAAGACTGTCACCACTGGGGCTCCAAGTGCCCAGAGGCCGAGCTCCATCATGGGTGGAAGATgagctaattttgtaattaacAAAGCATAAAGGGGGATCACTCTCCATGCCATGTAGTGGGGGAGCTTTCAATATCTTGCTCTAACACCTGATTAATGTGCCATGCTTCTGTGAGCAAAAAAGTGGATTGTTTGTGCTTCATAAACCGGATTCCTAATCCCAGAATACTCAGGCAGAGGGCTTCCTCTCATCAAGGAAAACACGTTCcctattctgttgattttgacTCTTCTTGTTACAAGGCTGAATCATCTATATTCCACTTCACAGCCTGCAGTTATTTCTTGTTAAAATAGCCATAGGTAGTTGGGCTTTCAGTGAGATTGTTACTTGGCTTTAGGGGGTAATTCAAATGGTTTACTTAATAACTACAAGCTTTGTTGCAAATATTAACTGGTCaatatgttgaataaaataaactGTTCAGGTGGCTGGTGTGTTTGAAGAAAGTAGCTCTGGGAGGAGAACAGCAGAAACCCCTTTGCTGCAATGAGCATGAGAGGAGGTGCCTGAGGACCCTAATGGGGTTGGTAGGGGCCCCAGTACAAGAACGGGGGATTTGCTAGCACATGGAGAGGAAGCCACATCTGGATTTAGCACCTCAAGAgacaaagacaatttttccaattgaagtcactttaaaaataaactctgaaGATGATGGAGCCTTTGCTGACACCGTGGCttatgccttaatcccagcacttttggaggccaaggtgggaggattgtttgagcccaggagtttgagaccagccctggcaatggagtgagacctcttctctacaaataataataataaaaaaaaaactagctggaagTGTTGGCatactcctgtggtcccagctacctgggaggccaaggtggggggatagcttgagcccaggaagttgaggccacagtgagctatgattgcaccactgcactccagcctgggcgatagagtgagattccatctctaaaaaagaaaaaaaaggtcccTGGCATTCATATAGTGTGACTTTGAAAAATGTCTGCTTTTCTTTAATTGCAGTGTGGGGACGGGGGTGGTGGGAAGCAGAATTGAAAAAGCTACAAGATGCAAATCAGTGGACGGTGGTTGTATCTTATGACTTAAAGAACGGTCTGTCCCATTGAAATATATGTCTTAAGTCTTTGTCCAGGCAGCAACAACCAGTGGCTTATTTGGTTTCAAGCTAACTTTGTTAGcttctgtatttttcatctccAAAGAAAGTGGAGTATATTTCTTCTGTTGGTTTATGAGGTAtaggaaaataatgaaagcagGGATGATTCCAGAAATATGTGCTTACCCAGCATGGTGGAGTTCTGAGGCGGCTGGGCAGGGCCAATGATTTGCTTTTGAAATGATTGTGCTAAAAGTCACTCGTTGAACTTATGATTAGTTGTTATGTCTTGGCAATCACTAGCATACTTGTGAATTCTCATTGTGTGAGAGAATCTAACTTACAAATCATTTTCAAATGTAGTGAGATTTTTATGTATACTCAATTTAGCAATTAATGAGGAATGAACACAGAAATCAATCATTTATTGAGTCTGATTTTGCTATTTCCATAATTTGcagccaataatttttttcaaccttAAACATTCTCAGAGGTCGATGAAACCCTTGTAGGCCTGCAGCTTTGTGCCTTAGCGTCTCAAGAATGAAATGTGTTCAGGTCCCCCGTCCCCCAAGGAAAATCTCAACTCTATTACGTCACTTCGTACAATTGGTTTTTCCTGGTTATTGAAGGGGATCCCCACCAGGGCCCCATGAAGTGGACAGAAGTAGGATTAACCAGCCTTTAGAGGGGACTGGCCTAGAACTAAGATGCCAGGGGCAGCCAGGTCCTCCTTCTGCCCAGGGTCCAGGCCCACCCACCTGGCCTCACACTCCCGTCCCTCTCAACTCTTCCATCCAAGAGCGTTACCCATATCTTTCCCATTTCCCCATTCTGGCTTTTGGTGAGGTCAGAAGCCCCCACAGGTGAAAGAAACCGGATGGGTGGGGCTAGGATGCTGTGCACTGTTTCCTGGAACCTTCACACCTTCCTCAAGGTTGGAGCAGAGGTCCCATGCTTTCCTGTGCTGAGTTGGAGCCAGTTGGCCTGGGATATGGAATGGCTTTCTGGGCACATGTCCCACCTCAAACCCCAGTCCCATTCTTGAATCTCACGTAAAGTATTAGCAGGGCATGACCAGGAGAGCCACACAGCGTCCATGAAGTGCGCTGGCCGTGGGGCCTCGGGGCTGGAAGGACGTTTGGGTTGGGATAATATTCGGGCTTAGGTGAAAATGCATTTACCCAGCACCTCCTAAGGGCTGGACCCCTTGCCATGTGCGGGTTTTGCAGCTAATTAAGTTCTCGTCCCAGTGGCAGGGAAGGCTGTTGTCGTTGCATCTGTGTTATGGAGGCACACTTCCTTGTCCAAAGTCCCGCAGATGGAAAGGCAGCGATTGTTACTGGGTCCCGGCAGTCCGACTCCAGAGCCTGGGAGCCCAACTCCAAAGGAAAGGTGAAGAGGAAAATGGCTCGTAGGGAGGAGACAGTGATGAGTGGGAGAATTTGTTCcttgattctgttttcttttttttttttttctgagatgaagtctcactctgttgcccaggctggagtgcagtggtgcgatcttggttcaccgcaacctctgtctcccaggttcagctactgtcttcccaagtagctggtaccacaggcacaagccaccactcctggctaattttttgtacttttttttttttagtagacatggagtttcaccatgttggccaggctggtcacaaactcctgacctcaagtgatccgcccgccttggcctcccgaaggcTGGGAtgacagctgtgagccaccatgtctgatcCGTCCTTGATTTTCAACTGGAGAAGCGGGTAGGTAGGGTGGTCTGTTAGGAATGCTGGAATAGGGTTTTCGAGGAAGGTTTCACAGGAGACTGCTTACTAAGGTGTGGGGAAGGCTGACGGGAGCCACGAGGGAGGGTGCAGGCCCCTGGGCTGGCTGTGGTGGGGTTGTATGTCCCGCAGCCTGAAAGTGCAGGAGAAGCTGTCGCGGGGGTCTGGAGAGATGGCATGGCTGAGGAGAGGGCTCTTGGTGAGAGCTGTGGCTTTGGTACAGGGTAGCCAACCCTCACATCCCCCCAGGGAGGGAGGTGACTGGGGGATAAATACCCTCCTTCCGTTTGTCTTCCATCCTGGGATCTTCCACCAGGGTCTTGTCCTGGCTGAACACAACCAGAGTCTGGAGAGAAGAAAGCCTCATGATACACAGATCAGCCATGCTGGGCTCAGAGCATGGCAGAGCAAGGAGAGGctaaccttaaaaaagaaaggcagagggGCGTTTGAGACACCAGTGCaggggagaaggccatgtgaagacagagacagagattggaggGATGCTGCCATCACTAAGGAGTGCTTGGAGCCACCAGAAGTTGGAGGAAGCAAGGAAGCATTCCCTCCTAAAAGCTTCAGAGGGAGCAGGGTCCTgccaacaccttttttttttttttttttttttgagacggagtctcgctctgtcgcccaggctggagtgcagtggcacaatctcggctcactgcaagctccgcctcccaggttcacgccattctcctgcctcagcctctccgagtagctgggactacaggtgcctgccaccatgcccggctaattttttgtattttttaatagagacggggtttcaccgtggtctcgatctcctgacctcgtgatctgcccacctcggcctcctaaagtgctgggattacaagcgtgagccaccgcacccggccccaacaccttgattttggacttacGGTCCCCAGAACTGTGACACAAGACGTTGTttgaagccaccaagtttgtggtaatgtgTTTCAACAACCCTAGGAAATGAGCACACTTATTACCTCTTTTCTTGTAAACCGAGTCCAAAGGGGGCACCAGAAATGGGACAGAGCCCTGAAGCAAGATCtgggtttggttttcttttattccGAAAATAACAGCCCTTTAAGGAATCAAGAGGTTGGGGAGTGGTTGAGGCTGAAGAAAGATGAAGAACAGTGAAAGAATCTTGGCTCATCTGGAGGATCAGAGAGAGTTCTAGAATGGAGAGAAGATAGACCTGCTCTAGAAAAATtttctggccgggtgcaatggttggtgcctgtaatcccaacacttcgggaggctgaggaaggtggatctcctgagctcaggagttcgagaccactctgggcaacatggcaaatccccgtctctgctaaaatacaaaaaattagctgggcgtggtggtgcacgcctgtggtcccagctactcaggaggctgaggtacaaaaatcgcttgagccccggagggggaggttgcaatgagctgagattgcaccactgcactccagcttgggctacagagtgagactctctcccctccccccacccccccaaaaaaggaaaattttctaatttccacAGGTTTTCAATGAGTTTCTGCTGCAGACAGAATCCTAAGGTGGCTTTCAAGATTCTGTCCACTGGCGGACACGCCCCATTGAATCTCCTTCCTGAGTGTAGGTAGGTCTGTGTACAGCCAGGTACACAGCAGGACAGTACACGGTGGGACAATTACCCCCTCAATTGTGGTCTGTGACATGACTCAGCAGTAGCAGACTAGAGAGGGTTCTCACACTGGCTTTGAAGACATAAGCTGTCACTGCGAGGGCACCAGGTGCTGAGGACATGAGGATGACCTCTAGGATTTGACAGTGACCTCCAACCGACTACCAGCCAAAAAACGGGACCTCAGCTGTACACTGCCAGGAGCTGAATTCTGCCAATGACCTGGATGAGTTGGAAGCGAACCTGGATCCTCTGCTGAGATTGCAGCCTCGGCCCATGCCCTGATGAGGTTTCTTGCCAGGTGAACAGAGGACTCAGCCAAGCTGGGCTTGGACTCTCCACCCATGGAGAAGGTCAGATGATGAATATGGATCATGTTGCTAAGTTTACGATACTTTGTTATACAACAATAGAAAAGGAATGCAGTTTCTGACCAAGGTTCCTCCCAAATTGTAACTGAATCAGAGCGGCTGAGCTTAAGCCTTGATTTTGTGCTTTTTTGCTGATTTGGTGGTTTTTTATGACCAAGTATTAAAAATGGGTGTCTATTTTAAAGTCATATTTGGAGACAAATCACACAgttaaaaaaacaagtttaaaagtctctaaagaaaatagagaacagaTGAGCAAAAGTTGATCAGTGGTTAAATATAAATGTGTTCCAGATGGGAATGGAAACTGCTTGCTTATTATCGTTGGTGTGGCCAGCAGCTCCCTTCAGAAGCCTCTCAGGTGGCTTTGTAGCAGAAAACCTCCAGAGAGACATCTTTCCAGGGACGCCTTTCCCTGGTGCCATCTAGAGGGCAGACTTCCAGCAAGTTCCACTAGCATGGCACCACAGCCACTTCTCTGCAGTTTTACAACCCACAGTCACACCCTCTTCAACAAGACCTGGATCTCAGCTCAGGGCAAGGGGGTTTCTCTGGGTATACCATCCCAGTCCTTGGGGTAATGGCTGTTATTCATATCTGCTAGTCATATATTCTGTAAAATTCTCTTTAGTTCTTGCCAGCCAGTTCCTTGTACCCCGAGCCTGTTGTCGTTACtgattatttatataaaactttcCCTGTTCAAATCACTCTGTGGTTTCTCTCCTGATTAGACCCAGACTGATGCACTGTTCCCAGCAGCAAGTGgcactatgtgccaagcaccagGTGATCATTTCAGAGAGCTGAAGTGACACAGGCCTGTCTCCAAAGAGTAAACATAATGCCCAATTCAACACttgagaaaagaagggagaagtatacaataaaatataaaaataaatacaaaataatgccCAAGTTAAGCAGACAGAGCACAGGGCTACAGGGTAAGAGACTGGGTTCCAGACCTGATTCTGCAACTAAGTATGGGATTTGGGGAGGATTGTTCCAttgctctgtttcttcatctgtaaactaCAGAAGGTAATGGACTCAGAGGCTTTCTATTAGAGTAAAGCTAAGCTGCAGTAACAAAGTAACCAATCACACAGTGGCTTAAAGCAcatagaagtttattttctctcaaatacCAGTCCTCAGATGAAGGGTCCTTGGTGATGAAACTGCTCTGCTCCACATGATCATTCAGGGATCCAGGTTCTGTCCATCTTGTTGCTTTGCCATCATATGGACTTTCACCCTCATCTGCACGGGTGCAGTTCCTAGGAAAGTgaagagcagggaggaggccaGTGTCTTAAGGCCCATACTTAGGAGTGGTGTCTATCACCTCCCCTCACTTGCCGGCAGGGGGTGCGCTTAGCCACGCGACCACCTTGAATTGCACAGCAGGTTGGGAAATGGCGTCTAGCTGAACAGCCACATGACCAGCCACACCTTGATCACATGGAAGAAGTGAGAGCGTGTTGGGGGGCAACTTTCAATGTCCCCAACCCCTGTTCCAGCTCTGCCAGACCCCTTTATGTGTTGCGGGGCATGATTGCATGTAAACTCCAGACCATTTAGGTAAAGAAGGAAAACATCTCTGGCAAGGTGGGAAATACATGCCTCATCATTCTGCTTTTGCATTTCAGAATCAAGATCTGAAGAGCTTGCAAAAAAGTTCTTTTAGTGCTGAAAAGTAGGAAGGTGGCAGATGTGACTAACAAAACAGTCCTTGTGCATCTGCTAGGgaatacagattttctttttttccccaatataaCAAATTAGAATCCATCTGGGATTTGAGAAGTCTGAGCTAAGGTTTCTGCATCTGTTTGCATGTGGAACAatgatgaaaagaagaaaatgataagtCAGTTTTAAAGAACTTTTCTTGTGTTTCAAGT
This window of the Nomascus leucogenys isolate Asia chromosome 6, Asia_NLE_v1, whole genome shotgun sequence genome carries:
- the LOC101177766 gene encoding LOW QUALITY PROTEIN: uncharacterized protein LOC101177766 (The sequence of the model RefSeq protein was modified relative to this genomic sequence to represent the inferred CDS: inserted 2 bases in 1 codon), which translates into the protein MMPPRMQATAPGAGAQVIRQPPPPFLPQWSLCPAPGPTCPSPPRLLVPSTLFPLLPSNSHPLCLPWAEPLDSMVPLFPPSSVICCHSNTPVLMEDGSSQAVPSLCLILDAIPAGVCSHTDDAVLCPQLSSWCPQPLLLHRHPGHAGPLLLPDPCTXLLLCSLTWLLHLTEPPGMLVVPSHSKSMSQASKELGPCAAAPSPTTFLRSQVIKKEKPMHIVPIFSPRNKATFIIRFDALCTRK